TTATCGCCAGTGCGGTTTTCAGGTGTAATTGCCCGCGATTGAATATCAGATAACAAATATAGATGCTTTAGAAACATGTAACTTATCATTTCTTTATTTCCTTTTTTAATTTATCATATCATTTTTTCTAAACCTTGTTTAATTCAAATAATTCAAAGGTTGGTATTTTATTGCTGATTTTCAATACAATAAGAGAATATAATGTAAAATCAAAATTTAATTTTTAATGAAAGGGTCACTATATGACACATGAGCATAAACATCATCATTCATGTTGTGGGTGTATTCATGACTTGAGCAAACTCAACATGGCACGACGTACGTTCCTTGCCGCAGTTGGTGGCACAGCCATCGGAGCAAAAGCAGTTCTCGCAGCTACAGATAGTGCTTCTGGTTCAGGCACAGCAATGGACTACTTAAACAGACCTATTCCTTCAGCAAAAAAGAAACCATTAGTTGTTCAGCCAATCTTCACTTATCATTTATATAAGAAACGTGACCAGACGAGTTGGAGGCCATGGGGTGGTTTCCACACACAGGAAGATGTGCAGAACGAATGTGCCCGAATTGAGAAAGAATTAGCAGAGATGAAACAAAAGGCGGAATTTCCATTGGAGATTTTACCACTTCTTGCAGTCTCCACCCCTCAAGAAATGAAACAAGCACGAGAAGCTAAGGCTGATGTGGCTATTATATATGGTGCTATCGGCGAGATAGACCCCTTATTTAGCGAGGGGAAACATCATATTGTATTTGTTCGGCATCGCTCAGGTCCTGCATATTTGTGGTATGAAATTGTTCATCCGCGGTTTTTACGAAAAACAGTAGATACTTTAGGAGAGCCAAGACTGTCACCTCAAGATGTTGTGGTGGATGAATATGGTGATATGCTCTGGCGGTTGAGAGCATTCTATGGCTTAAAAAATTCTGTAGGTTGTAAAGTTGTTTGTATTGGAGGTCCCTCTGGCTGGGGTGAAGGTGGAAGAAAATCACCAGACCTCACAAAAGAGAAGTTTAAAATGGAATTAATTGACTACCCATACACTGAATTAGACAAACGTATCCAGTCCGCTGTAAAAGATAGCAAATTATGCGAACAGGCAAAGAAATGGACAAAACAGTATTTAAATCTGCCAGATACAAAAATGGAAACGGATATTCCATTTCTTGAAAATGCCTTTATTCTCACAGAAGTATTTGAGCAAATCATGACGGAATTAGATGCCCCTGCTATTACAGTTAACGAATGTATGACTACTATTATACCCAAATCCCAGACTACAGCCTGTATGACGCTAAGTCTGATTAATGACCGTGGTGCTATGGCTTTCTGCGAATCAGATTTTGCAGTGATTCCATCTGGCATCCTACTTTATTATTTGAGTTCCAAACCTGTATTTCTGCAAGACCCAACCTACCCACATCATGGTGTTGTTACTATTGCCCATTGCACAGCACCTCGCAAAATGGATGGAAAAAACCTTGAACCTGTACGGATATTAACCCATTATGAGTCAGATTATGGTGCAGCACCGAAGGTAGATATGCGGATAGGTGAAACAGTTACGGTTATCGACCCTGACTTTGAATTCAAAAAGTGGATAGGTTTCCGTGGCAAGGTAAATGCCAATCCATTCTTAGATATTTGCCGTTCTCAAACCGATATTGAGATTGAAGGTGATTGTAATCGCTTGGCACAAGATATGGTCGGATTTCATTGGATGATGTGTTATGGTGATTACTTAAAGGAAACAGGATATGCCTTGCAAAAATTAGGTATTAGCTGGTATAACCTTACCCACGACCGCACTATTGAAGCATGAACTAATAGAACAAGTTCAGCCTATGTGATTATTTAACGAGTTCAATAATCTCAAATAAGAGATGGCACTTTTAGCCATCTCCGTTCTTGCCAGCTTTGATAAGCAAGTTGAGCCAATTGTACACCTTTTGCTCCTTCCAATAGGTTCCAGGGGAAAGGTGTATCATCAACAACATGCAGAAGAAACAGTTTCCATTGAGCCTTAAAAGCATTTTCATAATTTTGACGGTCGGGAACCTTCATCCATGAATCGTAGAAATGGATGGGCTGAGGAATATCGGGATTCCAGACAGGTTTTGGTGTTGCTTCCTCTGGTTGAATATAACACTCTCTCAACCCAGCAACAGCCGAGCCTTTATTCCCATCTACCTGGACCGTGAGAAGGTCGTCCCTTCGAACACGTGTACACCACGACGAATTAAAGTGACAGATAATGCCCCGATCGGTAATAAAGGTTGAATATGCTGAGTCTTCCACGTCACATATATAAGGTTTTCCGTATTCATCCCACCGTTGCGGGATATGGGTCATTGCATAACAATTTATATCTGTAATAGTTCCAAAAAGATTATCAACTAAATATCGCCAATGGCAAAGCATATCTTGAATAATTCCGCCACCTTCTGATTTTTTATAATTCCATGAGGGGCGTTGAGCAGGTTCATGTTCTCCCGTAAATACCCAATATCCAAACTCACCACGAACCTCATGGATTCTGCCAAAAAAATTCTGACGGATTAAGTTCTGTAATTTTTGCATCCCTGGAAGCCATAATTTGTCTTGAACTACCCCATGTTTTATCTCCTTTCCTCTAGCAAGGGTGTATAATTCTAAAGCCTGCTCCAAATTAGAAGCGGATGGCTTTTCGCAGTAGACGTGTTTTCCTGCATTAATTGCTTTTTTGACAGATTCATATCGTAGCAAAGTTGTTTGTGCATCAAAGTAAATGTGATATTTTGAGTCCGAAAGCACCGTGTCCAAATTGGTTGTCCATGGTACATTATTAAATTTCCTTGACAATTCAGAAAGTCTCTCTGGGTTTCTTCCTGTAAGGATTATATCGGGAATAATTTTCCCCTTCTGGCATGGAATACCTCCCTCATTCAGGATAGACATTAATGAACGTTCTAAGTGTTGGTTTTTGCCCATTCTACCCGTAACACCGTTCATAATAATCCCTATCCGAATCTCATCCATATTTTTAACCTCCTTCATTCCTTGGCACATTTCCACCAGAATTATCTCCATTTTCTACCGGTGGGTTTATTGTGTTTTTTGGTTTCTTTGGTCTTTTATCACTATTTGGATACAATTCTATAAATTCATTTCGGTACATTTTACGAATTCGCGACCACAAATATTGGACTAATACATTTCGCAATTCAATGGGATTATTCACAAACCGAATTCCCAACCGCATAGGTACCCCTAATTTAAGATTTGGTGGAATTTTACGAACAACGACACCATTAATTGCATAAATACTCCGATAAATAGGCAAATAAATACGAACCGGGCTAATTACCGGCAAAACGTGCTCTACTGCAACATAAGCACCAGTACTACTTAAATCTATCAATGTCCCTTCAAAACCAATCCGATTTTCCCCATATTCCATACGCACAGGTTCATTTAAGGTAACTCGCCAGGATTGCCGACGTTCTACATACGTTCGGCTTCCTGCTCGTCGAAGGTATAGTAGGTCATTAAACTGCTTCGGTACATTTATAGTAAAGTAGTAGTAAGTAGCACTAAAATAGTCGCATAAGAGTTGTAAATCGATATATATTCCGGGACCTATAGGTTCTTCTAACGGATAACGGATAACAGCCCAGTCCGCTCCCAATTCATTTACAATGACAGGAACGGTCCATTGTCCCCATATAAATTGTGCTTCAATTCCTTTTGAAATCATACATACCATAATTTTTAATTTAGTAACCCTTCCGGTTTTAGGTTTGCAAAGAAATTCCACGGTTGTCTACCATGAGCAACCTGCCATATCCATAATAACAATTCTAATAAGTGATAATCTCCCCACATACATGCCTCGCCACAAGGAATGTTTTTACCGGGAGGAATGTAATCCCACCCGTTAGGACGGTGATAAACAGCATGAAGCAAAAGTCCCTCATGATTTGCATCATTAGAGAGAAAAAGACCAGATAAAAGCGTTTTTGTTACAGTTAATCCCGCCTGGTAATATTTTCTCCCTGCAGATTCCTTCCCAAGGTAATTACCTAAACGTAGCAATGCCTGAGCCGATATAACTGCAGATGAACTATCTAACGGCTCAATATCATTATATGGGTCAGCAGGATTTTGTTGATATTTACCTAAATACACCAAGCCAGGGGCACCTGTATCCCAGAATGGAACACCATCTATCGTTGTATGCTCTATATAATAATCCGCCGTTACCCTACATGCTTCCTCCAGAGATTTTAGGAAAGTACGGTTACTATCATACTTTTCCCAGTAATACTGTGGGATATTCGAAAAAAATTCCATTTGCTCAGCACAACCTAACATTGCCCATGCTAAACCACGTGTCCATGTGCTAAATGGAGAATAGCCTTGTTGCGTCGACGCACAACGAAACCTCCCCGTTTTTACATTAAAAATACTTTCGTGAGCAACCCTGCCTGGTACATCATATATGTCTCTACTCTTACCATAATAAATATTATATCTAAGTGTGTTTTGTATATGTTGAATAGCCCGTTCAAGAAGCGATACATTTTCATCTCCCTCTGTTTTTAGGACGTGACCTAATAACCACCCCAATACGAGAATGCGACATGTCCTGATAGTATCTACAAACAAGGAATGTGCCCCATTAAAAGAATGTATAAAACCAGTGCCATCATCTATTTTTGTCCAACGACTTGCCTGAACTGCACTGGACACTCGAATCGCTAATTTATATTGTTCTAATTCATATTCCTTCGGCGTAAATATTTCACATAACCCCATTCGCCATAAATGACCATACGAAGAAAGAATATTAAAGCCATGGTCATGGACACCGTGATGAGTTAAATAAGAATCTAATTTGTGTATCTCATCTCGAACCTTATCCAACAACGACTCGTCGTTTGTCAGCTCATACAAAAGTAGAGGTATTCCATACATAAAACCCCGAGTCCATTCTGTCCATCCCCAAGAACGGTACTTGCCCTGATGTGTAAAAACAGGAGAAGTGTCCTCGTCTACCCATTGATTAAATAAAGTTATCGCTTTGTGCTTTGCAATGGGGAGAAAAACATTAATAATAGGTACTAAGTTTTGCTCTGTAAGAGAAACATCTACTTCCATCAGTTTATAATCTTAAATATAGGTTAATTAAGTTTAAATGATAAAATATCATAAACTAATATAGATTATTTAATTATTACTACGCAAAGTATCAAATTGTTAAAAATAGAAAAACCCTTCTTAAAGTATATGCTATATGGATAAAAAGGAAAAAGACAACTGGCTAAAAATTTCGGATATTATTCCAGAACGTGCTACGCCTATGTTACGTCAATATTTGCGGGCAAAGGCGGAATCTGGCGATTCTTTACTTCTTTTCCGTATGGGCGACTTCTTTGAACTCTTCTTTGATGATGCTATTGAGGCATCGCAAATTTTAGGAATTGCTCTTACATCAAGAGACGGAGAAAGTAAAGAAGGCAAAGTGCCCATGTGTGGGGTTCCAGTACGTTCAGTAAATCAATATCTGTTAAGGCTCATAAAAGCAGGTAAAACCGTTACTATTTGTGAACAAATCGAGGACCCAAAACTTGCTCGAGGAATTGTAAAACGGGCTATTGTTAGAACAGTTACGCCGGGGACTATTATTGAACCTGAACTTTTAGATGAGAGAGCAAATAATTATTTAGGAGCATTATATATAGGAGATGAAAAAGCAGGGCTTGCTCTTGTAGACATCAGCACAGGTGAATTTTTAGCGTCGGAATTGCAACCCCCATTAGAGAGAACTCTGACTGATGAACTGACCCGTCTAACTATATCTGAATTACTCTTGCCTGACAATATACCGAGAGAGATAGAACAATGTATCACATTAACCTTTCCAACATTGACCCGTACCCAATTGCCTGTTGATAAATATGATGTCGAATTAGCCACTGAACATATCCTACGTTATTATGGATTATCAACCTTGCGTGGATTAGGGATTAAAGATAGTAAAGAACTTACTTTAGCGGTCGGGACTGTACTTCAATATGTATTACAAACACAGCGTGATTCAACTCCGTATTTAGACTTACCTCGCATTTATACTCCTTCCGATTTCGTCATTCTGGATAGTAATACCCAAAGGAACCTTGAACTGGTTGAGTCGTTATACGACCGTACAAAACAGGGGACATTACTTGGTGTACTGGACCGAACTTTAACACCGATGGGCTCAAGAAAATTACGACAATGGATACACTATCCATTACAGAAAATTGATGAAATTACCGCCCGTTTGGATGCAATTGAAGAATTAATTAACAATAGCAATTTACGGGTAACTCTTAGAGAATATCTAAAAGGTTTTGGTGATTTAGAACGGCTTTTGGGAAGAATCACAGCACAAACAAGCAATCCACGCGATTTAAGAGCATTATGCCATTGCTTAAAGGTGATACCTCGTCTAAAAATATCGTTAGAAGCGTGTGAAACTACTTTACTAAAAGAGATTTTCACTACTATTAATGAACTTCCGGAGACTGTCCGCTGTATTGACAGTGCCATCATGGAATCGCCTCCCGCAGTTTTAAGTGAAGGTGGTATTATCAAAGATGGCTATAATGCACAGCTGGACCACTTACGTTCCTTGATGCGAGGCGGAAGAGAATGGATTGCAACTTTACAAAAAAAAGAACGGGAACGAACAGGTATCCAAACCTTAAAAATTGGGTACAACAAAGTGTTCGGATACTACATCGAGGTTAGCAAAGGGCAAACATCTCTGGTACCGCAGGATTATATTCGCAAGCAAACATTGGTAAATGGTGAACGTTATGTTACCCCGGAATTAAAATCACGAGAGGAAGAAATACTTACTGCAGAGGAGCGGAGTGTCGCATTAGAAGAAGAATTATTTATAGAGATTCGCAATCAGGTATCTGCTGAGGCAAAACGGATTCAAAAAAATTCGGAAGCCATTGCTCTATTAGATGTCCTTCTCTCTCTTGCGGAGGTCGCTATTTCAAACAATTATACAAAACCACAAATTAATTCTTCCGACGAGATTATTATTACTGGAGGCAGGCATCCCGTCATCGAAACCTTATTAGGTCCGGGCTCTTTTGTTCCAAATGATACATATCTTAACACCCAGGAGAAACGGCTCATGATAATTACTGGACCAAATATGGCAGGAAAGTCAACCTACCTAAGACAAGTAGCCCTTATCACTCTTATGGCTCAGATAGGTAGTTTTGTGCCTGCAGATTCCGCGAAAATTGGGGTTGTTGACCGTATCTACACGCGTGTAGGGGCATCCGATAATCTGGCAAGGGGTGAAAGCACGTTTATGGTTGAAATGATTGAAACTGCGAATATCTTAAACACAGCAACCCGACGTAGTTTATTAGTTCTTGACGAAATTGGCAGAGGTACCAGTACCTATGATGGGATTAGCATTGCTTGGGCAGTTGCAGAATATATACATGACCGCATACAAGCTCGGGCGTTGTTTGCTACCCATTACCACGAACTTACAGAGCTGACCAAACATCTGGAAGGGGCAGTAAATATGAATGTTGGTGTTCGCGAATATAAAGATAAAATTGTGTTTTTATATCGCCTTTTTGAAGGAGCATCGGACCATAGTTATGGAATTCATGTTGCAAAGTTAGCAGGACTACCACCAAATGTTATACATCGAGCACACGAAATTATGGATTCATTAGAAAGTGGTCAGTTTGCTACTCAAAATACAGAACAACAACTACTTCTCTTTGATACAAAAGAGACACATCACCCCTGTCAAATTGAGGAAGAATTAGAGAAGATTGACCCAGATCACCTTTCACCTAAAGAAGCGCTTGACATTTTGTATCACTTAAAGAGGATGTCAAATACACCGCGTCAGAAGTAAATCACGGTAGATAAGTAAAACATGTGTTGGTCAACATCAGCATCAGTACCAACAAGTTGGAATGTATCCTGACGCACATCATCTCCCCAGCGATATACATACGCCACATCGATATTTACCCTGTTTTTAATCAAACAACCTGCTCCCAGAGTGATGCCATAGTAATTATCTACAGAGCCATCCCCTTTACCCAAACCGAACCATCGAGCAGGTCTATTACTGGCAGGTTCTGGGTCATAGAAGAGTCCAGCACGGATACTCGGCAAAAATGCACGACGCGGTTTGTTCGGATTAAAGAATAAATATTCCATCCCCAAACGCAATGTATACGTTGGGTCGTGTGGACTCCATGCAGTTGGTAGATTAGAAATTCCTGAACGTTTTCTCATCATGAAATTGCGATTTTCAGGGTCATGCACGACAAACTGGTCCCATTCACGACGGGTAATGTCAAAACTTAATGTTAACTTATCATTTGGAAAACGGTAAGCAAGACCTACACCGAAAGAGGAAGGAAACGTATATTTTAACGGTCTCTTGCTGTAATAAAATCCTGGCACACCAAGCCCACGAGTAATTGCCCACCACTCTTCATAATCTACATCCGCCGTGAATTTGGAATTATAAACAAAACCTATTTGCCAACGCTCTCCTAATCGATACAGAGCACCCAAAGTAACGTTTGTCCC
Above is a window of Candidatus Hydrogenedens sp. DNA encoding:
- a CDS encoding sugar isomerase — encoded protein: MTHEHKHHHSCCGCIHDLSKLNMARRTFLAAVGGTAIGAKAVLAATDSASGSGTAMDYLNRPIPSAKKKPLVVQPIFTYHLYKKRDQTSWRPWGGFHTQEDVQNECARIEKELAEMKQKAEFPLEILPLLAVSTPQEMKQAREAKADVAIIYGAIGEIDPLFSEGKHHIVFVRHRSGPAYLWYEIVHPRFLRKTVDTLGEPRLSPQDVVVDEYGDMLWRLRAFYGLKNSVGCKVVCIGGPSGWGEGGRKSPDLTKEKFKMELIDYPYTELDKRIQSAVKDSKLCEQAKKWTKQYLNLPDTKMETDIPFLENAFILTEVFEQIMTELDAPAITVNECMTTIIPKSQTTACMTLSLINDRGAMAFCESDFAVIPSGILLYYLSSKPVFLQDPTYPHHGVVTIAHCTAPRKMDGKNLEPVRILTHYESDYGAAPKVDMRIGETVTVIDPDFEFKKWIGFRGKVNANPFLDICRSQTDIEIEGDCNRLAQDMVGFHWMMCYGDYLKETGYALQKLGISWYNLTHDRTIEA
- a CDS encoding Gfo/Idh/MocA family oxidoreductase, encoding MDEIRIGIIMNGVTGRMGKNQHLERSLMSILNEGGIPCQKGKIIPDIILTGRNPERLSELSRKFNNVPWTTNLDTVLSDSKYHIYFDAQTTLLRYESVKKAINAGKHVYCEKPSASNLEQALELYTLARGKEIKHGVVQDKLWLPGMQKLQNLIRQNFFGRIHEVRGEFGYWVFTGEHEPAQRPSWNYKKSEGGGIIQDMLCHWRYLVDNLFGTITDINCYAMTHIPQRWDEYGKPYICDVEDSAYSTFITDRGIICHFNSSWCTRVRRDDLLTVQVDGNKGSAVAGLRECYIQPEEATPKPVWNPDIPQPIHFYDSWMKVPDRQNYENAFKAQWKLFLLHVVDDTPFPWNLLEGAKGVQLAQLAYQSWQERRWLKVPSLI
- a CDS encoding PilZ domain-containing protein, with the translated sequence MISKGIEAQFIWGQWTVPVIVNELGADWAVIRYPLEEPIGPGIYIDLQLLCDYFSATYYYFTINVPKQFNDLLYLRRAGSRTYVERRQSWRVTLNEPVRMEYGENRIGFEGTLIDLSSTGAYVAVEHVLPVISPVRIYLPIYRSIYAINGVVVRKIPPNLKLGVPMRLGIRFVNNPIELRNVLVQYLWSRIRKMYRNEFIELYPNSDKRPKKPKNTINPPVENGDNSGGNVPRNEGG
- a CDS encoding glycoside hydrolase family 88 protein, which encodes MEVDVSLTEQNLVPIINVFLPIAKHKAITLFNQWVDEDTSPVFTHQGKYRSWGWTEWTRGFMYGIPLLLYELTNDESLLDKVRDEIHKLDSYLTHHGVHDHGFNILSSYGHLWRMGLCEIFTPKEYELEQYKLAIRVSSAVQASRWTKIDDGTGFIHSFNGAHSLFVDTIRTCRILVLGWLLGHVLKTEGDENVSLLERAIQHIQNTLRYNIYYGKSRDIYDVPGRVAHESIFNVKTGRFRCASTQQGYSPFSTWTRGLAWAMLGCAEQMEFFSNIPQYYWEKYDSNRTFLKSLEEACRVTADYYIEHTTIDGVPFWDTGAPGLVYLGKYQQNPADPYNDIEPLDSSSAVISAQALLRLGNYLGKESAGRKYYQAGLTVTKTLLSGLFLSNDANHEGLLLHAVYHRPNGWDYIPPGKNIPCGEACMWGDYHLLELLLWIWQVAHGRQPWNFFANLKPEGLLN
- the mutS gene encoding DNA mismatch repair protein MutS; translated protein: MDKKEKDNWLKISDIIPERATPMLRQYLRAKAESGDSLLLFRMGDFFELFFDDAIEASQILGIALTSRDGESKEGKVPMCGVPVRSVNQYLLRLIKAGKTVTICEQIEDPKLARGIVKRAIVRTVTPGTIIEPELLDERANNYLGALYIGDEKAGLALVDISTGEFLASELQPPLERTLTDELTRLTISELLLPDNIPREIEQCITLTFPTLTRTQLPVDKYDVELATEHILRYYGLSTLRGLGIKDSKELTLAVGTVLQYVLQTQRDSTPYLDLPRIYTPSDFVILDSNTQRNLELVESLYDRTKQGTLLGVLDRTLTPMGSRKLRQWIHYPLQKIDEITARLDAIEELINNSNLRVTLREYLKGFGDLERLLGRITAQTSNPRDLRALCHCLKVIPRLKISLEACETTLLKEIFTTINELPETVRCIDSAIMESPPAVLSEGGIIKDGYNAQLDHLRSLMRGGREWIATLQKKERERTGIQTLKIGYNKVFGYYIEVSKGQTSLVPQDYIRKQTLVNGERYVTPELKSREEEILTAEERSVALEEELFIEIRNQVSAEAKRIQKNSEAIALLDVLLSLAEVAISNNYTKPQINSSDEIIITGGRHPVIETLLGPGSFVPNDTYLNTQEKRLMIITGPNMAGKSTYLRQVALITLMAQIGSFVPADSAKIGVVDRIYTRVGASDNLARGESTFMVEMIETANILNTATRRSLLVLDEIGRGTSTYDGISIAWAVAEYIHDRIQARALFATHYHELTELTKHLEGAVNMNVGVREYKDKIVFLYRLFEGASDHSYGIHVAKLAGLPPNVIHRAHEIMDSLESGQFATQNTEQQLLLFDTKETHHPCQIEEELEKIDPDHLSPKEALDILYHLKRMSNTPRQK